Proteins encoded within one genomic window of Sphaerotilus montanus:
- a CDS encoding rhodanese-like domain-containing protein, protein MNFLLDNWIWLLTAAASGGALLLPMLGKGGGADAISPAEAVQMINREKAVVIDVCESAEFSAGHVVGARSVPLATLEGSKGLPTNKTLPVVLVCASGARARRAAATVRGLGHQRVHVLQGGMAGWRAAGLPVEKSA, encoded by the coding sequence GTGAACTTCCTCCTCGACAACTGGATCTGGCTGCTGACGGCCGCGGCCTCGGGTGGCGCGCTGCTGTTGCCCATGCTGGGCAAGGGGGGTGGCGCAGACGCCATCTCGCCCGCCGAAGCCGTGCAGATGATCAACCGCGAGAAGGCCGTCGTGATCGACGTCTGCGAAAGCGCCGAGTTCAGTGCCGGACACGTGGTCGGCGCCCGCAGCGTCCCGCTCGCCACACTGGAAGGCAGCAAGGGACTGCCCACCAACAAGACCCTCCCGGTGGTGCTGGTCTGTGCGTCAGGCGCACGGGCGCGCCGTGCTGCCGCTACCGTACGCGGACTGGGCCACCAGCGTGTGCACGTCCTGCAGGGCGGCATGGCCGGGTGGCGTGCGGCCGGTCTGCCGGTCGAGAAGTCGGCCTGA
- a CDS encoding M23 family metallopeptidase has product MDILITHGGLARTRSMHVRPAQLWLILSALVVAMLLLSGTVYHFVFLKAVRDGWPVVSQIVGPVVGRDAVQRERYTRENLDAMAQKVGELQAKLLKLEAVGERVSGLAGLKPEELRALDDAGKASTSGPASELSVAKGAGGGPFVPAAGPSGAQLDQLVELLDTQADRSGDVFVLVESRLLERRLEMLMVPSIAPVDVPVGSGFGFRIDPFNRRAALHTGLDFAAPTGTPIRAAAGGRVLEADRDGAYGLSLQIDHGNGLITRYGHTSQILVQPGDVVRRGQEVALVGSTGRSTGPHLHFEVLLGGVPQDPAKFLARGESLDAAARTSAEVTPATRLRKSR; this is encoded by the coding sequence ATGGATATTCTGATCACCCATGGCGGCTTGGCGCGCACGCGCTCCATGCATGTGCGGCCGGCGCAATTGTGGCTGATCCTGTCGGCGCTCGTGGTGGCGATGCTGCTGCTGTCGGGCACTGTCTACCACTTCGTCTTCCTCAAGGCCGTGCGCGATGGCTGGCCGGTGGTCAGCCAGATCGTCGGGCCCGTGGTCGGCCGGGACGCTGTCCAGCGCGAGCGCTACACCCGCGAGAATCTGGATGCGATGGCCCAGAAAGTGGGCGAACTGCAGGCGAAGCTGCTCAAGCTGGAGGCGGTCGGCGAGCGTGTGTCCGGGCTGGCGGGGCTCAAGCCCGAAGAACTGCGGGCCCTGGACGATGCTGGCAAGGCCTCGACGTCCGGCCCGGCGTCGGAGCTGTCGGTGGCCAAGGGGGCGGGCGGTGGTCCGTTCGTGCCGGCGGCGGGTCCCTCCGGTGCGCAGCTCGACCAGCTGGTCGAACTGCTCGATACCCAGGCAGACCGCTCGGGGGACGTCTTCGTGCTGGTCGAGTCCCGGCTGCTGGAGCGTCGGCTGGAGATGCTGATGGTGCCCAGCATCGCGCCGGTGGATGTGCCGGTGGGCTCCGGGTTCGGCTTCCGCATCGACCCGTTCAACCGCCGTGCGGCGCTGCACACCGGGCTGGACTTCGCCGCCCCGACCGGCACCCCCATCCGCGCTGCCGCCGGTGGCCGCGTGCTGGAGGCGGATCGGGACGGCGCCTATGGCCTGTCGCTGCAGATCGACCACGGCAATGGCCTGATCACCCGCTACGGCCACACCTCGCAGATCCTGGTCCAGCCCGGCGACGTCGTGCGCCGCGGACAGGAAGTCGCGCTGGTCGGCAGCACCGGCCGCTCGACCGGACCGCATCTGCACTTCGAGGTGCTGCTGGGCGGCGTGCCCCAGGATCCTGCGAAGTTCCTGGCCCGAGGTGAAAGTCTCGATGCCGCCGCGCGCACCTCGGCCGAGGTCACCCCTGCAACCAGGCTCCGCAAGTCCCGGTGA
- a CDS encoding GNAT family N-acetyltransferase, producing MTPDTFRRSPETIPGRRLRLEKIHPRHAPAFHASVQRSMVDLDFIAWGHHHWNAVAALEHCERQRDWVDTEGEGVMYLAFEHDTGTYVGCVDLHSVDFGVPRCQIGFVGCSRQRGRGLMRDATLTLMNWAYSRGMARIEVWCDVRNTRALAFAESLGLQREGLMRKVERDARGQLCDQYLLARLSTDSVPTIADSRDSVATV from the coding sequence ATGACACCTGATACCTTTCGCCGCAGCCCGGAAACGATTCCGGGCCGACGCCTTCGCCTGGAGAAGATCCATCCCCGCCATGCGCCCGCCTTCCACGCGAGCGTGCAGCGGTCGATGGTCGACCTGGACTTCATCGCCTGGGGGCACCACCACTGGAATGCCGTGGCGGCACTCGAACACTGCGAGCGCCAGCGCGACTGGGTGGACACCGAAGGCGAGGGCGTGATGTACCTGGCCTTCGAGCACGACACCGGCACCTACGTCGGCTGTGTCGACCTGCACAGCGTCGATTTCGGCGTGCCGCGCTGCCAGATCGGGTTTGTCGGCTGCAGCCGGCAACGCGGCCGTGGCCTGATGCGCGACGCGACGCTGACGCTGATGAACTGGGCCTACAGCCGCGGCATGGCGCGCATCGAGGTGTGGTGCGACGTGCGCAACACCCGTGCGCTGGCCTTTGCCGAGAGCCTGGGCCTGCAGCGCGAAGGCTTGATGCGCAAGGTCGAGCGCGACGCCCGCGGGCAGCTGTGCGATCAGTACCTGCTGGCCCGCCTGTCCACCGACAGCGTCCCTACAATCGCCGATTCGCGCGACAGCGTGGCCACCGTCTGA
- the grxC gene encoding glutaredoxin 3: protein MKSVTMYTTQVCPYCVRAKMLLKQRGVAEIDEIRVDLHPDQRTHMMNVTGRRSVPQIFIGDTHVGGCDDLMALDSAGGLLPLLQG from the coding sequence ATGAAGTCCGTGACGATGTACACCACGCAGGTCTGCCCCTACTGCGTGCGCGCCAAGATGCTGCTCAAGCAGCGCGGCGTGGCCGAGATCGACGAGATCCGCGTCGATCTGCACCCCGACCAGCGCACGCACATGATGAACGTGACCGGCCGCCGCTCGGTGCCACAGATCTTCATCGGCGACACCCACGTCGGCGGCTGCGACGACCTGATGGCGCTCGACAGCGCCGGTGGACTGCTGCCACTTCTGCAGGGTTGA
- the gpmA gene encoding 2,3-diphosphoglycerate-dependent phosphoglycerate mutase — translation MYKLVLIRHGESTWNLENRFTGWTDVELTPTGVEQARQAGRLLKDAGYDFDVAYTSVLKRAVWTLWHALDQMDRTWLPVVHNWRLNERHYGALQGLNKADMAKEYGDAQVLVWRRSYDTPPPALDADDPRGQRQDVRYSKLQPDQIPLTECLKDTVARVMPFWNESVAPAIKSGKRIVIAAHGNSIRALVKYLDNIGDDDIVGVNIPNGIPLVYELDADLKPIRSYYLGDAEAAAKAAAAVANQGKA, via the coding sequence ATGTACAAGCTCGTGCTGATTCGCCACGGTGAATCGACCTGGAATCTGGAAAACCGTTTCACCGGCTGGACCGACGTCGAACTCACGCCCACGGGCGTCGAGCAGGCCAGGCAGGCAGGCCGCCTGCTCAAGGACGCCGGCTATGACTTCGACGTGGCCTACACCTCGGTCCTGAAGCGCGCCGTGTGGACGCTCTGGCACGCGCTGGACCAGATGGACCGCACCTGGCTGCCGGTGGTGCACAACTGGCGCCTCAACGAGCGCCACTATGGTGCGCTGCAGGGCCTGAACAAGGCGGACATGGCCAAGGAGTACGGCGACGCGCAGGTGCTGGTCTGGCGCCGCAGCTATGACACGCCGCCGCCGGCGCTCGATGCCGACGATCCGCGCGGCCAGCGCCAGGACGTGCGCTACAGCAAGCTGCAGCCGGACCAGATCCCGCTGACCGAGTGCCTGAAGGACACGGTCGCCCGCGTGATGCCGTTCTGGAACGAGTCGGTCGCGCCGGCGATCAAGTCCGGCAAGCGCATCGTCATCGCTGCCCACGGCAACTCGATCCGCGCGCTGGTGAAGTACCTCGACAACATCGGTGATGACGACATCGTCGGTGTGAACATCCCCAACGGCATCCCGCTCGTGTACGAGCTGGACGCCGACCTCAAGCCCATCCGCAGCTACTACCTGGGCGACGCCGAAGCGGCGGCCAAGGCCGCTGCCGCCGTGGCCAATCAGGGCAAAGCCTGA
- the secA gene encoding preprotein translocase subunit SecA: MLPKLLTQIFGSRNDRLLKQYRRVVERVTALEVQFEKLSEDELRGKTAEFRQRVAAGTSLDDLLPEAFAVVREAGKRFMRMRHFDVQLIGGMALHNGKIAEMRTGEGKTLMATLPVYLNALAGKGVHVVTVNDYLAARDAETMGGLYNYLGMTVGVNLPNMSREDKQAAYAADITYGTNNEFGFDYLRDNMVYEVADRVQRALNFAIVDEVDSILIDEARTPLIISGQADDHTDMYVRINAVVPHLKKQIGEADPRTGEGVIEAGDFTADEKSHQVFLTEDGHEKAEALLAEAGLLTPGASLYDAANITLVHHLYASLRAHHLFHRDQHYVSQNGEITIVDEFTGRLMTGRRWSDGLHQAVEAKEGVKIQAENQTLASITFQNYFRMYAKLGGMTGTADTEAYEFQEIYGLETVVIPPNRPMVRKDELDLVYKTGREKYEAVVKDIQECYGRGQPVLVGTTSIENSELVSEMLNKAGLPHQVLNAKQHAREATIIAQAGSPKMVTIATNMAGRGTDIVLGGNVEKQVQLVEADPDLSDAEKAVRVEQLKREWQGLHDQVKSLGGLRIIATERHESRRIDNQLRGRAGRQGDPGSSRFYLSLDDPLMRIFAGDRVKAIMDRLKMPDGEAIEAGIVSRSIESAQRKVEARNFDMRKQLLEYDDVSNDQRKVIYQQRNELLEQTDIDAQLTHLRRGAMTDVVRAFVPVESVEEQWDLDGLEKTLREEWQLDVPLKAQVEASQEATDEDIVEAVCVAADASYTAKVAQVGATQFGNFGRMVLLQAIDTHWRDHLSALDYLRQGIHLRGYAQKNPKQEYKREAFELFSQLLDVVKMEVTRLLMTVRIQSPDEVAQAAVAIEERAEHLANVTYTHPNEDGSVSQDAEASAAELSETQMQRTGRNDPCPCGSGKKFKLCHGKLT, encoded by the coding sequence ATGTTGCCCAAGCTCCTCACCCAGATTTTCGGCAGCCGCAATGACCGCCTGCTCAAGCAGTACCGGCGCGTCGTCGAGCGCGTGACCGCGCTGGAGGTGCAGTTCGAGAAGCTCTCCGAAGACGAGCTGCGCGGCAAGACGGCCGAATTCCGCCAGCGCGTGGCGGCGGGCACCTCGCTCGATGACCTGCTGCCCGAAGCCTTCGCCGTGGTCCGCGAGGCCGGCAAGCGCTTCATGCGCATGCGCCACTTCGATGTGCAGCTCATCGGCGGCATGGCCCTGCACAACGGCAAGATCGCCGAGATGCGCACCGGCGAAGGCAAGACGCTGATGGCGACACTGCCCGTCTACCTCAATGCACTCGCCGGCAAGGGCGTGCACGTGGTGACGGTCAACGACTACCTCGCGGCCCGCGACGCCGAGACCATGGGCGGGCTCTACAACTACCTTGGCATGACGGTGGGCGTGAACCTGCCGAACATGTCGCGCGAGGACAAGCAGGCCGCCTACGCCGCCGACATCACCTACGGCACGAACAACGAGTTCGGCTTCGACTACCTGCGCGACAACATGGTCTACGAAGTCGCGGACCGCGTGCAGCGTGCGCTGAACTTCGCCATCGTCGACGAGGTGGACTCGATCCTGATCGACGAGGCCCGCACGCCGCTGATCATCTCGGGCCAGGCCGACGACCACACCGACATGTACGTGCGCATCAACGCCGTCGTGCCGCACCTCAAGAAACAGATCGGCGAAGCGGATCCGCGCACCGGCGAAGGGGTCATCGAGGCCGGAGACTTCACCGCCGACGAGAAGAGCCACCAGGTCTTCCTGACGGAAGACGGCCACGAGAAGGCCGAGGCACTGCTGGCCGAGGCCGGGCTGCTGACGCCGGGCGCTTCGCTCTACGACGCCGCCAACATCACGCTGGTCCACCACCTCTACGCCTCGCTGCGCGCGCACCACCTGTTCCACCGCGACCAGCACTACGTCTCGCAGAACGGCGAGATCACCATCGTCGACGAGTTCACCGGGCGCCTGATGACGGGCCGCCGCTGGTCGGACGGTCTGCACCAGGCGGTGGAAGCCAAGGAAGGCGTGAAGATCCAGGCCGAGAACCAGACGCTGGCCTCGATCACCTTCCAGAACTACTTCCGCATGTACGCCAAGCTCGGCGGCATGACCGGCACGGCCGACACCGAAGCCTACGAGTTCCAGGAAATCTACGGCCTGGAAACCGTCGTGATCCCGCCGAACCGGCCGATGGTGCGCAAGGACGAGCTGGACCTCGTCTACAAGACCGGCCGCGAGAAGTACGAGGCGGTGGTCAAGGACATCCAGGAGTGCTACGGCCGCGGCCAGCCGGTGCTGGTGGGCACGACCTCGATCGAGAACTCGGAGCTGGTGTCCGAGATGCTGAATAAGGCCGGGCTGCCGCACCAGGTGCTCAACGCGAAGCAGCACGCCCGCGAAGCGACCATCATCGCCCAGGCCGGCAGCCCGAAGATGGTGACGATCGCCACCAACATGGCGGGCCGCGGCACCGACATCGTGCTCGGCGGCAACGTCGAGAAGCAGGTGCAGCTGGTCGAGGCCGATCCGGACCTGTCGGATGCCGAGAAGGCCGTGCGCGTCGAGCAGCTCAAGCGCGAATGGCAGGGTCTGCACGACCAGGTCAAGTCGCTGGGCGGCCTGCGCATCATCGCCACCGAGCGCCACGAGAGCCGCCGCATCGACAACCAGCTGCGCGGTCGCGCCGGCCGGCAGGGCGATCCGGGCTCCTCGCGCTTCTACCTGTCGCTGGACGATCCGCTGATGCGCATCTTCGCGGGCGACCGCGTCAAGGCGATCATGGACCGCCTCAAGATGCCCGACGGCGAGGCGATTGAGGCCGGCATCGTCAGCCGCTCGATCGAGAGCGCGCAGCGCAAGGTCGAGGCGCGCAACTTCGACATGCGCAAGCAGCTGCTGGAGTACGACGACGTCTCCAACGACCAGCGCAAGGTCATCTACCAGCAGCGCAACGAGTTGCTGGAGCAGACCGACATCGACGCGCAGCTCACGCACCTGCGCCGCGGCGCGATGACCGATGTGGTGCGCGCCTTCGTGCCCGTCGAGAGCGTCGAGGAACAGTGGGACCTGGACGGACTGGAGAAGACGCTGCGCGAAGAATGGCAGCTCGACGTGCCGCTCAAGGCGCAGGTCGAGGCCAGCCAGGAAGCCACCGACGAGGACATCGTCGAAGCGGTGTGCGTGGCGGCGGATGCGTCCTACACCGCCAAGGTGGCGCAGGTCGGTGCCACGCAGTTCGGCAACTTCGGCCGCATGGTGCTGCTGCAGGCGATCGACACGCACTGGCGCGACCACCTCTCGGCGCTCGACTACCTGCGCCAGGGCATCCACCTGCGTGGCTATGCCCAGAAGAACCCGAAGCAGGAATACAAGCGCGAGGCCTTCGAGCTGTTCAGCCAGCTGCTGGACGTGGTGAAGATGGAAGTGACCCGTCTGCTGATGACCGTGCGCATCCAGAGCCCGGACGAAGTGGCGCAGGCGGCGGTGGCCATCGAGGAGCGTGCGGAGCACCTCGCCAACGTCACCTACACCCACCCGAACGAGGATGGCAGCGTGTCGCAGGACGCTGAGGCCAGCGCTGCAGAACTGTCGGAAACGCAGATGCAGCGCACCGGCCGCAACGATCCCTGCCCCTGCGGCAGCGGCAAGAAGTTCAAGCTCTGCCACGGCAAACTGACCTGA
- the argJ gene encoding bifunctional glutamate N-acetyltransferase/amino-acid acetyltransferase ArgJ encodes MPVNLTAPNPQDLHPVAGVQLGTTMAGVRKANRRDLTVVLLAPGSSVAGVFTKNRFCAAPVQICRDHLAAGPAKRAIVINTGNANAGTGDDGLVRARSVCIGLAQALDIAPEEVLPFSTGVIMETLPSERILAGLPAALADAQPDHWADAAAGIMTTDTLPKAASKQVVIGGKTVTVTGISKGAGMIRPNMATMLGFVATDAAIDPALLQPLVTEAANRSFNRITIDGDTSTNDSFLLIATHQAGNPTITALDSADGQALRDAVIAVSQQLAQAIVRDGEGATKFITVRIEGGRTEDECLQAAYAIAHSPLVKTAFFASDPNLGRILAAVGYAGIADLDQTLIDLYLDDVHVVHQGGRRPAYREEDGQRVMKQAEITVRVGLNRGDAVATVWTCDFSHEYVTINADYRS; translated from the coding sequence ATGCCCGTCAATCTCACCGCTCCCAATCCCCAGGACCTGCACCCGGTCGCCGGCGTGCAGCTCGGCACCACGATGGCCGGCGTGCGCAAGGCCAACCGGCGTGACCTGACCGTCGTGCTGCTGGCACCCGGCTCCAGCGTGGCCGGCGTGTTCACGAAGAACCGCTTCTGTGCCGCACCGGTGCAGATCTGCCGCGACCACCTCGCCGCCGGCCCCGCCAAGCGCGCCATCGTCATCAACACCGGCAACGCCAACGCGGGCACGGGCGACGACGGTCTGGTGCGCGCCCGCTCGGTGTGCATCGGGCTGGCGCAGGCGCTGGACATCGCGCCGGAAGAGGTGCTGCCGTTCTCGACCGGCGTGATCATGGAGACGCTGCCGAGCGAGCGCATCCTGGCCGGCCTGCCCGCCGCGCTGGCGGATGCGCAGCCCGACCACTGGGCCGATGCCGCCGCCGGCATCATGACCACCGACACGCTGCCCAAGGCGGCGTCGAAGCAGGTCGTGATCGGCGGCAAGACCGTGACGGTCACCGGCATCAGCAAGGGCGCCGGCATGATCCGCCCGAACATGGCCACCATGCTCGGCTTCGTGGCCACCGACGCCGCGATCGACCCCGCGCTGCTGCAGCCGCTGGTGACGGAGGCCGCCAACCGCAGCTTCAACCGCATCACCATTGATGGCGACACCTCCACCAACGACAGCTTCCTGCTGATCGCCACCCACCAGGCCGGCAACCCGACCATCACCGCGCTCGACTCGGCCGACGGCCAGGCGCTGCGCGATGCGGTGATCGCCGTGTCGCAGCAGCTGGCGCAGGCCATCGTGCGCGACGGCGAAGGCGCGACCAAGTTCATCACCGTGCGCATCGAAGGCGGCCGGACCGAGGACGAGTGCCTGCAGGCCGCCTACGCCATCGCCCACTCGCCGCTGGTCAAGACCGCGTTCTTCGCCAGCGACCCGAACCTCGGCCGCATCCTCGCCGCGGTCGGCTATGCCGGCATCGCCGACCTCGACCAGACGCTGATCGACCTCTACCTGGACGATGTGCACGTCGTCCACCAGGGCGGGCGCCGGCCGGCGTACCGCGAGGAAGACGGCCAGCGCGTGATGAAGCAGGCCGAGATCACCGTACGCGTCGGCCTGAACCGTGGCGACGCCGTCGCCACGGTCTGGACCTGCGATTTCTCGCACGAGTACGTCACGATCAACGCCGACTACCGGAGCTGA
- a CDS encoding DciA family protein yields the protein MPLGQVLDRCEPLLRLQQRLAAANAHMDAVRPFLPPVLSKHVRSGPTDAEGWTLLAANPAVAAKLRQLLPRLEAALRQKGCATSRIRIRVQATSIT from the coding sequence GTGCCCCTGGGTCAGGTACTGGACCGCTGCGAACCCCTGCTGCGTCTGCAGCAGCGGCTGGCCGCGGCCAATGCCCACATGGATGCCGTGCGCCCGTTCCTGCCACCCGTGCTGTCGAAGCACGTGCGGTCGGGTCCGACCGATGCGGAAGGCTGGACCCTCCTGGCGGCCAATCCGGCCGTCGCCGCCAAGCTGAGGCAGTTGCTGCCCCGGCTGGAGGCCGCCCTGCGCCAGAAAGGCTGTGCGACCAGCCGGATCCGGATCCGGGTGCAGGCCACGTCGATCACCTGA